From a region of the Triticum aestivum cultivar Chinese Spring chromosome 7D, IWGSC CS RefSeq v2.1, whole genome shotgun sequence genome:
- the LOC123165897 gene encoding B3 domain-containing protein Os06g0194400, translating to MAGAIAYEEQRRRQVEENKRKLEELKLHHLSAAVREAATPKPSPTKSLKRKRVPREAGEDTPIRRSGRVASLPEQPKYRFEDVFHVLEKKIRRGRRTTTSTRSDLINRVYATDKAREYATTMAEELQAKLGSGYPSFVKPMTQSHVTGGFWLGLPLPFCRKHLPKRDERLTLKDEQGVESETLYLALKNGLSAGWRGFAIQHNLVDGDCLVFELINRTTFKVYIIRQSSYYER from the exons atggccggagcgATCGCGTACGAGGAGCAGCGCCGGCGGCAGGTGGAGGAGAACAAGCGGAAGCTGGAGGAGCTCAAGCTGCACCACCTCTCCGCCGCCGTCAGGGAGGCCGCCACCCCCAAGCCCTCGCCG ACCAAGTCCCTGAAGCGGAAGCGGGTGCCGCGGGAGGCCGGCGAGGACACCCCGATCAGGCGGTCCGGCCGCGTCGCCAGCCTCCCCGAGCAGCCCAAGTACCGATTCGAG GATGTCTTTCATGTCCTCGAGAAGAAGATCAGGAG GGGGAGAAGGACGACGACCAGCACAAGGAGCGACTTGATCAATCGAGTGTACGCTACAGACAAGGCCAGAGAGTATGCCACCACCATGGCCGAAGAGCTGCAGGCCAAGCTGGGGTCCGGCTACCCCAGTTTTGTCAAGCCCATGACGCAGTCACATGTCACCGGAGGGTTCTGGCTG GGCCTCCCGTTGCCCTTCTGCCGGAAACATCTCCCGAAGCGTGACGAGAGGCTCACTTTGAAGGATGAGCAGGGTGTCGAGTCCGAAACGCTCTACCTTGCGCTTAAGAACGGCCTCAGTGCCGGATGGAGAGGGTTCGCCATCCAGCACAACCTGGTTGATGGTGATTGTCTGGTGTTCGAGCTGATCAACCGGACGACGTTCAAG GTCTACATTATCAGACAAAGTTCCTACTATGAACGATGA